A genome region from Brassica oleracea var. oleracea cultivar TO1000 chromosome C2, BOL, whole genome shotgun sequence includes the following:
- the LOC106324726 gene encoding actin-depolymerizing factor 3, with product MANAASGMAVHDDCKLKFLELKAKRTYRFIVYKIEEQQKQVVVEKLGEPGQSHDDFAASLPADECRYAIFDFDFVTAENCQKSKIFFVAWSPDTARVRSKMIYASSKDRFKRELDGIQVELQATDPTEMDLDVFKSRAN from the exons ATG GCTAATGCAGCGTCAGGAATGGCAGTCCACGATGACTGCAAGCTTAAGTTTCTTGAATTGAAGGCCAAGAGGACATACCGTTTCATTGTCTACAAGATTGAGGAGCAGCAGAAGCAAGTGGTTGTTGAGAAACTCGGCGAGCCTGGTCAATCCCATGATGACTTTGCTGCTAGTCTTCCTGCTGATGAATGCCGATACGCCATTTTCGATTTTGATTTCGTCACTGCTGAGAATTGCCAAAAGAGCAAGATCTTCTTCGTTGCATG GTCTCCGGACACGGCAAGAGTGAGAAGCAAGATGATCTACGCGAGCTCTAAGGACAGGTTCAAGAGAGAGCTAGACGGGATTCAAGTAGAGCTTCAAGCAACCGACCCAACCGAGATGGATCTCGACGTTTTCAAAAGCCGAGCCAATTGA
- the LOC106321382 gene encoding actin-depolymerizing factor 4: MANAASGMAVHDDCKLRFLELKAKRTHRFIVYKIEEKQKQVIVEKVGEPIQTYEDFAASLPAEECRYAIYDFDFVTAENCQKSKIFFIAWCPDVAKVRSKMIYASSKDRFKRELDGIQVELQATDPTEMDLDVFKSRVN, encoded by the exons ATG GCTAACGCGGCGTCGGGAATGGCAGTCCATGATGACTGCAAGCTAAGGTTCCTGGAACTGAAGGCGAAGAGGACGCACCGTTTCATTGTTTACAAGATCGAGGAGAAGCAGAAGCAAGTGATTGTTGAGAAAGTTGGTGAGCCTATTCAAACCTACGAGGACTTTGCTGCGAGCCTCCCAGCTGAAGAGTGCCGATACGCCATTTATGACTTCGACTTTGTCACTGCGGAGAATTGCCAGAAGAGCAAGATTTTCTTCATTGCGTG GTGTCCTGACGTAGCAAAGGTGAGAAGCAAGATGATCTATGCGAGCTCCAAGGACAGGTTCAAGCGTGAGCTTGATGGAATTCAAGTGGAGCTTCAAGCGACTGATCCAACTGAGATGGATCTTGATGTTTTCAAAAGCCGTGTCAATTAA